The nucleotide window GGCCTCCGGCGAGATCACGCTGTAGATCGCGTGCTCCAGCATGGCGACGTGGTTGGCGGTGGCGATGGCGATGGCACCGCCCGAGCCGCCTTCGCCGATGATCAGGGCAAGGTTCGCCGTCCCCAGCGCCAGGCAGGCATCGGTCGAGCGGGCGATCGCCTCGGCCTGGCCGCGCTCCTCGGCGCCGATGCCCGGATAGGCGCCGGCAGTGTCGACGAAGGAAATCACCGGCAGCGAGAACCGCTCGGCCATCTGCATGATGCGCACCGCCTTGCGGTAGCCCTCGGGCCGCGCCATGCCGAAATTGTGCTTGAGCCGCGACTGGGTGTCGGCGCCCTTCTCCTGGCCCAGGATCGCCACCGAGCGGCCGCGGAACCGGCCGATGCCGGCGATGATCGCCGCGTCCTCGGCATAGCTGCGGTCGCCGGCCAGCGGCGTGAAGTCCTCGATCAGCCCGGTGATGTAGTCCGCCGCATGCGGACGGTCCGGATGGCGCGCCACCAGCGTCTTCTGCCAGGGCGTCAGCCGCGAATAGAGGTCGCGCAGCGTCTGCTCGGCCTTCTTTTCCAGCCGTTCGATCTCGCCCGATATCTCGACCGCCTCGCCCGAACCCGCGACCGACCGCAACTCGTGGACCTTGCCCTGCAGGTCGGCGACGGGTTTTTCGAACTCGAGGAAGCTGTGCATCGGTTTACCGGTCCAGAAAGTCTGCGGCGCGGCCTCATGCCGGCGCCGGGTCATTTGCGGCGCGACACTGGCGAGGGAGGCTGCCGCTGTCAAGTTGCCCGCCGCGTCGACATGGCGTGCGCGAGGCGAAAATGCAAGCGCCGGCGGGAGCGATCCGCGCCGGCGCTTGTGAAATCGGGGGCGTCAGAAGCAGTTTTCGCTTCAGCGGGCGGCCTGGTCCTGGCCGGCCTTGAAGTCGAGCTGGCGCGGTTCCACCACCAGCGTGCCGCTGTTGGTGCCCATCTCTATGCGGTAGGGCACGAAGACGCGGCCGGAGCCGAGAGGAGCGAGCCAGGCTTCCATGCGGCGGTTTTCGGCCATGTACTTCACCGACTTGGTGGAGGGGCGATGGCCGGCGACCGGGATCCAGCGCGCCGAGCACACCACCACCTTGCCGTCGTAGCCCTTGCCCGAGACCTCGCGGATTTCCTTGAAGCCGAGCTGGATGTCGAAGCGCGTCCAGCCGTCGAACACCGGGATGCGGCGGTCGCAGACCGAGGCGTCCGGCTGGCCCTTGGCCGCCTTCACCGGCATCAGGATGGCGCTGAGCGGGTCGACGACGTTGCGCGTGTGCTTCTTGGTGACCTCGATCCGCTCCGGATTGGGCTTGAACTTCGGCGTCACGCGCATCGAGCGCACCTTGCCCGAGCCCTGCGCCAGGTCGACGAAGAAGTCGCGGTCGGCCGCACGCGAGGCCATCTTGTAGCTCGACGGCACCACCTTCTTCCCCGACACCCAGCCGGAGGCCTCCGCCCCGCCCTTGCCGGCGGAAAACAGCGTGCCGATGCCGGCCGGCTCCATGCCGACCTTTGCGGAATAGGCGTTGGCCTGCAGCACCAGCGACAGCGAGCCGCGGGCGATCTTGAAGCCGGAGACGGAGATATCGTAGACGCCGCCGAGCCGTGCGGTCTCGGCGCTGGCCGGAACGGACGCCAACGGGGCGGCCAGCATGGCGGCGGCGGCAAAGCCGGCGGGAAGCAGGCGGCGGGCCTGTGACCTTGCAGACGAAAGGAAGAGCCTGGACATCGGAACCTCACACTCCGCGCGGCCGCGGCCGGCCGGACAACACACTCGACTTCCGGCCCTGCCTGCGCACCCGCTTCGGGCGGCCCGTCGCCGATGCACGCGCGCCCTCGAGCTTGAGGACGCGGCGGGCCCGGTGGACCGAAGGAACCGACCCGACAAGACCGACCCGAAGAGCCGAAAAGGGACCCCGGGGGGACGCAAAGCATTTTCCCGCGAGAGGATGGCCTGCGGCCTGAAACCCTGCGGGACGGCGAACCGTTCGTGCTGGCATTCTCGCGAAACACGGTAACCGCATGGTTAACGGACTGCAAATGTCGTCGAGGCCTCTTCCGGCGATGGGCGCGCCGCGTTGCGCCCGCGCCACTCTTGCGGTATCGGGACTTGCGTCCTTGGTCGCCGGCGCGCGGACGGTCCGCCGCTTTCGCGCGATTTCGCGTGCAAGACGCCTTGACGGCGCGTCGCTCGCCCCGTATAGCAAGCCGACTTTTCGACCATTGCCGGACAATGGGCGCCGGGCCGTGCGGGTCCGCGAACGC belongs to Stappia indica and includes:
- a CDS encoding DUF3108 domain-containing protein translates to MSRLFLSSARSQARRLLPAGFAAAAMLAAPLASVPASAETARLGGVYDISVSGFKIARGSLSLVLQANAYSAKVGMEPAGIGTLFSAGKGGAEASGWVSGKKVVPSSYKMASRAADRDFFVDLAQGSGKVRSMRVTPKFKPNPERIEVTKKHTRNVVDPLSAILMPVKAAKGQPDASVCDRRIPVFDGWTRFDIQLGFKEIREVSGKGYDGKVVVCSARWIPVAGHRPSTKSVKYMAENRRMEAWLAPLGSGRVFVPYRIEMGTNSGTLVVEPRQLDFKAGQDQAAR
- a CDS encoding acetyl-CoA carboxylase carboxyltransferase subunit alpha; translation: MHSFLEFEKPVADLQGKVHELRSVAGSGEAVEISGEIERLEKKAEQTLRDLYSRLTPWQKTLVARHPDRPHAADYITGLIEDFTPLAGDRSYAEDAAIIAGIGRFRGRSVAILGQEKGADTQSRLKHNFGMARPEGYRKAVRIMQMAERFSLPVISFVDTAGAYPGIGAEERGQAEAIARSTDACLALGTANLALIIGEGGSGGAIAIATANHVAMLEHAIYSVISPEAGASILWRDSARAQDAATNMKITAQDLIQLKVIDEIVEEPLGGAHRAKAIVIDRAGGAIDKALARFDGMSGAEIRAHRRDKFLAIGRSL